CACATATCTTTTTAAGGCAGCCAGGTCCAGAGGGGTGCGCCCCTGGCTGTCCCTCACGTCTAGATCCAGCAGAGACTGAACCAGGACCTCCATAGCATGGTGGTGACTGTGGTACGCCTGAATAGATATTCACTCTTAATATAATCAATGTCCTAGAGTAGACCCGTGGTACGCCTGAACAGAAATACAGTGCTAGACCTCTAAAGTAGACCAGAGTCTTTCAATCGGGAGCCCATTTTTGCTCCCGCCCAGCATCAACATCGGAGGTTCCTGCCAAGCGTGGGATTGAGAAACAAACACTCTACTTCTCTTCTGAGGTTGATTAACTCAAATGGCAAAATAAGgaaatcatcctcatcatcactgTGTAGAATATGTATTTTACACTAATCAGGAATAGATCGGAATATGGTGTGTGAGTCTGTCTGGACAGTCAACTTCCTGTGGAAAATCTACACCATGCTTGCATCCcagatagcaccctattccctatgtagtgaactacttttgatcagggcctataaggatctggtcaaacgtagtgtactaaatagggaatagggtgccatttgtcatATGGAGACCACTACAGGAGCAGGTAGGCTTTACTCACAGCGAGGTGTAGAGGGCTGATGGGAGCTCTGACATCAGAGTCGTTCAGGATGTCTGTCCCTGAGGTTTCAATTAGTTGAGGAAAGACAAGAACGGCCAGTTCAGACTTGGAAAAAGAACATCAAGAGTGACGATGCGTCCACGACAAACATGCAGCCACACCTTAAAACCTActgttgggttctgagaatatgaaatatactaattcatgtcactgagggagagagcttaatgtataacgtttacattatgtcaggatatgttattgttagccatcaggCATCCTATGGGTGGGATCCTCTGGGATgagaagagacacagtctggtaCCAATCACCATGTCAGccttgagttggggaggagtgagcactttggggtagcggtcaggtcagatgaattgaggaagaacagatatcaccaaggttctgtctagcaacagagatgcattggctgttTAGAGGTGTAGGAGCAGACTCAGCATAGGAGAGaggattaaatatcagtgcttgtgtgaatatgttttttgtctaatgcagctgtcttgaccctctgggaagaataaacttggttcaAGCATTCATAGTGTCCGTCGAgtttttactctgagaattagaacctaacagttgGCACTGCGAGCAGGGTTCACCGCGATTTGCAGTCGAACTAGAGATTAAGAAACAGTGAAACGGAAACAAGGTAAGCAAAGTTCCTACACCCGTTATCACTAATTCTGACATCTTGGGGAGATGAGAGTCGTAGGCTGAACCAATTATAGGGTACGAACCTAGAAAGCCTGAGCTTATTCAGTAGTCCCATTGTATTACGACCGGTCGTAGCTTTGTGGTATATGGTAAGTCCCGGAAGGTAAACCCAAACCTGTAGAGGGTAACTCCTAGGGGGTAAATCCCGAGTAGGTTGGTTCCTGCTTGTACTATAAGAATAGGGTGAGTCCCGGAAGGTAAGCCCGAGCAGGCAGGTACCTGCAAAGGGTAAGTCCTAGGGGGTAAGACCCGGGTGGGGTTGGTTACCTGCTATACCTGTAACGAGAGGGTGAAAGTCTCAGCCGCAGTGGCCATGCGGCAGTAGAGTGGGTGTGGATGGATAAAGTGACATGCTTGTGTACTAGGATAAAATGTTGCCATTCAGGGTTAGAAGAACAGCAAAAAGATACTCAAACGCTGTTGGATTTGGGTGTATTAGCAGTAGCAATAAAGAGAGGTTGGTTTTATGCCCTGTTGGGGTGGGGAACCATGACAGATTAtgtggaaataggaagacaagTGTGAATCATTTTGGTAATGTGTGTTATCAACAACAGTGATATTTGAACAGATTGGAGATGACTATCCATAACAATAAAATCCTTCATACAGTGAGGTTAGGTTACCATGCTTGTCCTGCCCCACAGCTGTAGACACAGCCTTCTCCAGGTCCTCAGACACTAGCTGGAGATCCATTACAGGATGTCTGTCACCTCACT
The genomic region above belongs to Oncorhynchus mykiss isolate Arlee chromosome 3, USDA_OmykA_1.1, whole genome shotgun sequence and contains:
- the LOC118944751 gene encoding serine/threonine-protein phosphatase 6 regulatory ankyrin repeat subunit A-like yields the protein MDLQLVSEDLEKAVSTAVGQDKHGTDILNDSDVRAPISPLHLAAYHSHHHAMEVLVQSLLDLDVRDSQGRTPLDLAALKRYVECVDVLINQEASILVKDFTLKRTPIHAAGRHKDIT